A window from Megalobrama amblycephala isolate DHTTF-2021 linkage group LG9, ASM1881202v1, whole genome shotgun sequence encodes these proteins:
- the fabp4a gene encoding fatty acid binding protein 4a, whose protein sequence is MVDKFVGTWKMTTSDNFDEYMKALGVGFATRQVGNRTKPNLVVCVDDQGLICMKSQSTFKTTEIKFKLNESFEETTADDRKTTTVVTLENGKLVQKQSWDGKESTIEREVSDGKLIAKCTMGDVVAVRTYVKEA, encoded by the exons ATGGTTGACAAATTCGTGGGGACATGGAAGATGACCACCAGCGACAACTTTGACGAGTACATGAAGGCTCTAG GTGTCGGTTTCGCGACTCGTCAAGTGGGAAACCGGACCAAACCCAACCTGGTCGTGTGTGTGGATGACCAAGGGCTCATATGCATGAAGTCGCAGAGCACCTTCAAAACTACTGAGATCAAATTTAAACTGAACGAGTCATTCGAGGAGACCACCGCAGATGATAGAAAGACTACG ACTGTCGTGACTCTTGAGAACGGCAAACTTGTGCAAAAACAGTCCTGGGATGGCAAAGAGTCTACGATAGAGAGGGAGGTGTCGGATGGGAAATTAATAGCT AAATGCACGATGGGTGATGTGGTGGCTGTAAGGACATATGTGAAGGAGGCATGA